The following proteins come from a genomic window of Eulemur rufifrons isolate Redbay chromosome 24, OSU_ERuf_1, whole genome shotgun sequence:
- the SNRPD2 gene encoding small nuclear ribonucleoprotein Sm D2 isoform X1 encodes MSLLNKPKSEMTPEELQKREEEEFNTGPLSVLTQSVKNNTQVLINCRNNKKLLGRVKAFDRHCNMVLENVKEMWTEVPKSGKGKKKSKPVNKDRYISKMFLRGDSVIVVLRNPLIAGK; translated from the exons AT GAGCCTCCTCAACAAGCCCAAGAGTGAAATGACCCCAGAGGAGCTGCAAAAGCGGGAGGAAGAAGAATTTAACACTGGTCCACTCTCTGTGCTCACACAGTCGGTCAAGAACAACACTCAAGTGCTTATCAATTGTCGCAATAACAAGAAACTCCTGGGCCGTGTGAAGGCCTTTGATAG gcACTGCAACATGGTGCTGGAGAATGTGAAGGAGATGTGGACTGAGGTCCCCAAGAGCGGCAAGGGGAAGAAGAAGTCCAAGCCAGTCAACAAGGACCGCTACATCTCCAAGATGTTCCTGCGCGGGGACTCTGTCATTGTGGTCCTGCGGAACCCGCTTATCGCTGGCAAGTAG
- the SNRPD2 gene encoding small nuclear ribonucleoprotein Sm D2 isoform X2: MTPEELQKREEEEFNTGPLSVLTQSVKNNTQVLINCRNNKKLLGRVKAFDRHCNMVLENVKEMWTEVPKSGKGKKKSKPVNKDRYISKMFLRGDSVIVVLRNPLIAGK, encoded by the exons ATGACCCCAGAGGAGCTGCAAAAGCGGGAGGAAGAAGAATTTAACACTGGTCCACTCTCTGTGCTCACACAGTCGGTCAAGAACAACACTCAAGTGCTTATCAATTGTCGCAATAACAAGAAACTCCTGGGCCGTGTGAAGGCCTTTGATAG gcACTGCAACATGGTGCTGGAGAATGTGAAGGAGATGTGGACTGAGGTCCCCAAGAGCGGCAAGGGGAAGAAGAAGTCCAAGCCAGTCAACAAGGACCGCTACATCTCCAAGATGTTCCTGCGCGGGGACTCTGTCATTGTGGTCCTGCGGAACCCGCTTATCGCTGGCAAGTAG
- the QPCTL gene encoding glutaminyl-peptide cyclotransferase-like protein isoform X1 gives MRSGGRGRPRLRPGERGLTGAPSPPKRRLLPRGQLLPLLLLALAVGSAFYTIWSGWHRRTEELPPGRELRGPLIGSLPEARLRKVVGQLDPQRLWGAYLRPLLVVRTPGSPGNLQVRKFLEATLRALPAGWHVELDPFTASTPLGPLDFGNVVATLDPGAARHLTLACHYDSKLFPPQSAPFVGATDSAVPCALLLELAQALDPELSRAKEQAAPVTLQLLFLDGEEALKEWGPKDSLYGSRHLAQLMESMPHSPGPTRIQAIELFMLLDLLGAANPTFYSHFPRTLRWFHRLRSIERRLHRLNLLQSHPQEVMYFQPGEPPGSVEDDHIPFLRRGVPVLHLISTPFPSVWHTPADTEANLHPPTVHNLSRILAVFLAEYLGL, from the exons ATGCGTTCCGGGGGCCGCGGGCGGCCCCGGCTGCGACCCGGGGAACGTGGCCTCACGGGGGCACCCTCACCACCGAAACGCCGCCTGCTACCGCGGGGGCAGCTTttgcccctgctgctgctggcgcTGGCCGTGGGCTCTGCGTTCTACACCATCTGGAGCGGCTGGCACCGCAGGACTGAGGAGCTGCCGCCGGGCAGGGAGCTGCGG GGCCCGTTAATCGGAAGCCTCCCCGAAGCCCGGTTGCGGAAGGTGGTGGGACAACTGGACCCGCAGCGTCTCTGGGGCGCTTATCTACGCCCCCTGCTGGTTGTGCGAACCCCAGGCAGCCCCGGCAATCTCCAAGTCAGAAAG TTCCTAGAGGCCACGCTGCGGGCCCTGCCAGCAGGCTGGCATGTGGAGCTGGATCCCTTCACAGCCTCGACACCCCTGGGGCCACTGGACTTTGGCAACGTGGTGGCCACACTGGACCCAGGGGCTGCCCGTCACCTTACCCTCGCCTGCCATTATGACTCGAAGCTCTTCCCACCCCAGTCGGCCCCCTTTGTGGGGGCCACGGATTCAgctgtgccctgtgccctgcTACTGGAGCTGGCCCAGGCCCTCGACCCAGAGCTGAGCAGGGCCAAGGAGCAG GCAGCTCCGGTGACCCTGCAACTGCTCTTCTTGGACGGCGAAGAGGCGTTGAAGGAGTGGGGACCCAAGGATTCCCTTTACGGCTCCCGGCACCTGGCCCAGCTCATGGAATCCATGCCCCACAGTCCGGGCCCCACCAGGATCCAGGCTATC GAGCTCTTTATGCTTCTTGATCTCTTGGGAGCCGCCAACCCGACCTTCTACAGTCATTTCCCTCGCACGCTCCGCTGGTTCCATCGGCTGAGGAGCATCG AGAGGCGTCTGCACCGTTTGAACCTGCTGCAGTCTCATCCCCAGGAAGTGATGTACTTCCAACCCGGGGAGCCCCCTGGCTCTGTGGAAGATGACCACATCCCCTTCCTCCGCAGAG GGGTCCCTGTGCTCCATCTCATCTCCACACCCTTCCCCTCTGTCTGGCACACGCCTGCAGACACCGAGGCCAATCTCCACCCGCCCACGGTACACAACCTGAGCCGCATCCTCGCCGTGTTCCTGGCTGAATACCTGGGGCTCTAG
- the QPCTL gene encoding glutaminyl-peptide cyclotransferase-like protein isoform X2 translates to MRSGGRGRPRLRPGERGLTGAPSPPKRRLLPRGQLLPLLLLALAVGSAFYTIWSGWHRRTEELPPGRELRGPLIGSLPEARLRKVVGQLDPQRLWGAYLRPLLVVRTPGSPGNLQVRKFLEATLRALPAGWHVELDPFTASTPLGPLDFGNVVATLDPGAARHLTLACHYDSKLFPPQSAPFVGATDSAVPCALLLELAQALDPELSRAKEQAAPVTLQLLFLDGEEALKEWGPKDSLYGSRHLAQLMESMPHSPGPTRIQAIELFMLLDLLGAANPTFYSHFPRTLRWFHRLRSIERRLHRLNLLQSHPQEVMYFQPGEPPGSVEDDHIPFLRRGHVAETSVGASCFQSPDSHPQLCSQPHVLPPFQKKHLCW, encoded by the exons ATGCGTTCCGGGGGCCGCGGGCGGCCCCGGCTGCGACCCGGGGAACGTGGCCTCACGGGGGCACCCTCACCACCGAAACGCCGCCTGCTACCGCGGGGGCAGCTTttgcccctgctgctgctggcgcTGGCCGTGGGCTCTGCGTTCTACACCATCTGGAGCGGCTGGCACCGCAGGACTGAGGAGCTGCCGCCGGGCAGGGAGCTGCGG GGCCCGTTAATCGGAAGCCTCCCCGAAGCCCGGTTGCGGAAGGTGGTGGGACAACTGGACCCGCAGCGTCTCTGGGGCGCTTATCTACGCCCCCTGCTGGTTGTGCGAACCCCAGGCAGCCCCGGCAATCTCCAAGTCAGAAAG TTCCTAGAGGCCACGCTGCGGGCCCTGCCAGCAGGCTGGCATGTGGAGCTGGATCCCTTCACAGCCTCGACACCCCTGGGGCCACTGGACTTTGGCAACGTGGTGGCCACACTGGACCCAGGGGCTGCCCGTCACCTTACCCTCGCCTGCCATTATGACTCGAAGCTCTTCCCACCCCAGTCGGCCCCCTTTGTGGGGGCCACGGATTCAgctgtgccctgtgccctgcTACTGGAGCTGGCCCAGGCCCTCGACCCAGAGCTGAGCAGGGCCAAGGAGCAG GCAGCTCCGGTGACCCTGCAACTGCTCTTCTTGGACGGCGAAGAGGCGTTGAAGGAGTGGGGACCCAAGGATTCCCTTTACGGCTCCCGGCACCTGGCCCAGCTCATGGAATCCATGCCCCACAGTCCGGGCCCCACCAGGATCCAGGCTATC GAGCTCTTTATGCTTCTTGATCTCTTGGGAGCCGCCAACCCGACCTTCTACAGTCATTTCCCTCGCACGCTCCGCTGGTTCCATCGGCTGAGGAGCATCG AGAGGCGTCTGCACCGTTTGAACCTGCTGCAGTCTCATCCCCAGGAAGTGATGTACTTCCAACCCGGGGAGCCCCCTGGCTCTGTGGAAGATGACCACATCCCCTTCCTCCGCAGAG GGCACGTGGCTGAGACCTCTGTGGGAGCCAGTTGTTTCCAGAGCCCAGATTCTCACCCACAGCTGTGCTCTCAACCGCATGTCCTACCTCCCTTCCAAAAAAAACACCTGTGCTGGTGA
- the QPCTL gene encoding glutaminyl-peptide cyclotransferase-like protein isoform X3, with the protein MRSGGRGRPRLRPGERGLTGAPSPPKRRLLPRGQLLPLLLLALAVGSAFYTIWSGWHRRTEELPPGRELRGPLIGSLPEARLRKVVGQLDPQRLWGAYLRPLLVVRTPGSPGNLQVRKSAPFVGATDSAVPCALLLELAQALDPELSRAKEQAAPVTLQLLFLDGEEALKEWGPKDSLYGSRHLAQLMESMPHSPGPTRIQAIELFMLLDLLGAANPTFYSHFPRTLRWFHRLRSIERRLHRLNLLQSHPQEVMYFQPGEPPGSVEDDHIPFLRRGVPVLHLISTPFPSVWHTPADTEANLHPPTVHNLSRILAVFLAEYLGL; encoded by the exons ATGCGTTCCGGGGGCCGCGGGCGGCCCCGGCTGCGACCCGGGGAACGTGGCCTCACGGGGGCACCCTCACCACCGAAACGCCGCCTGCTACCGCGGGGGCAGCTTttgcccctgctgctgctggcgcTGGCCGTGGGCTCTGCGTTCTACACCATCTGGAGCGGCTGGCACCGCAGGACTGAGGAGCTGCCGCCGGGCAGGGAGCTGCGG GGCCCGTTAATCGGAAGCCTCCCCGAAGCCCGGTTGCGGAAGGTGGTGGGACAACTGGACCCGCAGCGTCTCTGGGGCGCTTATCTACGCCCCCTGCTGGTTGTGCGAACCCCAGGCAGCCCCGGCAATCTCCAAGTCAGAAAG TCGGCCCCCTTTGTGGGGGCCACGGATTCAgctgtgccctgtgccctgcTACTGGAGCTGGCCCAGGCCCTCGACCCAGAGCTGAGCAGGGCCAAGGAGCAG GCAGCTCCGGTGACCCTGCAACTGCTCTTCTTGGACGGCGAAGAGGCGTTGAAGGAGTGGGGACCCAAGGATTCCCTTTACGGCTCCCGGCACCTGGCCCAGCTCATGGAATCCATGCCCCACAGTCCGGGCCCCACCAGGATCCAGGCTATC GAGCTCTTTATGCTTCTTGATCTCTTGGGAGCCGCCAACCCGACCTTCTACAGTCATTTCCCTCGCACGCTCCGCTGGTTCCATCGGCTGAGGAGCATCG AGAGGCGTCTGCACCGTTTGAACCTGCTGCAGTCTCATCCCCAGGAAGTGATGTACTTCCAACCCGGGGAGCCCCCTGGCTCTGTGGAAGATGACCACATCCCCTTCCTCCGCAGAG GGGTCCCTGTGCTCCATCTCATCTCCACACCCTTCCCCTCTGTCTGGCACACGCCTGCAGACACCGAGGCCAATCTCCACCCGCCCACGGTACACAACCTGAGCCGCATCCTCGCCGTGTTCCTGGCTGAATACCTGGGGCTCTAG
- the QPCTL gene encoding glutaminyl-peptide cyclotransferase-like protein isoform X4: MRSGGRGRPRLRPGERGLTGAPSPPKRRLLPRGQLLPLLLLALAVGSAFYTIWSGWHRRTEELPPGRELRGPLIGSLPEARLRKVVGQLDPQRLWGAYLRPLLVVRTPGSPGNLQVRKAAPVTLQLLFLDGEEALKEWGPKDSLYGSRHLAQLMESMPHSPGPTRIQAIELFMLLDLLGAANPTFYSHFPRTLRWFHRLRSIERRLHRLNLLQSHPQEVMYFQPGEPPGSVEDDHIPFLRRGVPVLHLISTPFPSVWHTPADTEANLHPPTVHNLSRILAVFLAEYLGL; this comes from the exons ATGCGTTCCGGGGGCCGCGGGCGGCCCCGGCTGCGACCCGGGGAACGTGGCCTCACGGGGGCACCCTCACCACCGAAACGCCGCCTGCTACCGCGGGGGCAGCTTttgcccctgctgctgctggcgcTGGCCGTGGGCTCTGCGTTCTACACCATCTGGAGCGGCTGGCACCGCAGGACTGAGGAGCTGCCGCCGGGCAGGGAGCTGCGG GGCCCGTTAATCGGAAGCCTCCCCGAAGCCCGGTTGCGGAAGGTGGTGGGACAACTGGACCCGCAGCGTCTCTGGGGCGCTTATCTACGCCCCCTGCTGGTTGTGCGAACCCCAGGCAGCCCCGGCAATCTCCAAGTCAGAAAG GCAGCTCCGGTGACCCTGCAACTGCTCTTCTTGGACGGCGAAGAGGCGTTGAAGGAGTGGGGACCCAAGGATTCCCTTTACGGCTCCCGGCACCTGGCCCAGCTCATGGAATCCATGCCCCACAGTCCGGGCCCCACCAGGATCCAGGCTATC GAGCTCTTTATGCTTCTTGATCTCTTGGGAGCCGCCAACCCGACCTTCTACAGTCATTTCCCTCGCACGCTCCGCTGGTTCCATCGGCTGAGGAGCATCG AGAGGCGTCTGCACCGTTTGAACCTGCTGCAGTCTCATCCCCAGGAAGTGATGTACTTCCAACCCGGGGAGCCCCCTGGCTCTGTGGAAGATGACCACATCCCCTTCCTCCGCAGAG GGGTCCCTGTGCTCCATCTCATCTCCACACCCTTCCCCTCTGTCTGGCACACGCCTGCAGACACCGAGGCCAATCTCCACCCGCCCACGGTACACAACCTGAGCCGCATCCTCGCCGTGTTCCTGGCTGAATACCTGGGGCTCTAG
- the FBXO46 gene encoding F-box only protein 46: MDRSSLLPFQLWCPRPFGTYSQNQPRPPSATLKPSACPEPSGGAEPDHGPAHSENTPPALATEAPATQPPPLLSATAAGDEGRVLLDTWYVIKPGNTKEKVAFFVAHQCGGGSRASSMKVKGHWGSDSSKAKRRRRCLEPTKAPPDPGGREGPPAPEEGPTSAGEDLLSVAEMVALVEQRAALALQSYPRPATPAPVVFVSAEQGGPAKGLGSERRSGGGDCSRVAEAVAHFEAQRDSPPTKGLRKEERPGPGPGEVRIAFRISNSREPRAPDGSLPNGGGGRPGCAYPGSPGPGARAKDKITCDLYQLISPSRDALPSNVEFLLARADEASEGESPAPARPEDTPPAPPPPPARDCGASGFHVDVVVTGVVDECIFFGKDGTKNVKEETVCLTVSPEEPPPPGQLFFLQSRGPDGPPEPPPADSPATAPGPDDAEGTADTSLCRLYRHVSHDFLEIRFKIQRLLEPRQYMLLLPEHVLVKIFSFLPTRALAALKCTCHHFKGIIEAFGVRATDSRWSRDPLYRDDPCKQCRKRYEKGDVSLCRWHPKPYHHDLPYGRSYWMCCRRADRETPGCRLGLHDNNWVLPCNGPGGGRVGREEGR; this comes from the coding sequence ATGGACCGCAGCAGCCTCCTGCCCTTCCAGCTATGGTGTCCCCGGCCCTTTGGCACCTACTCACAGAACCAGCCGCGCCCACCTTCTGCGACCCTCAAGCCATCAGCCTGCCCTGAGCCTAGCGGTGGGGCTGAGCCAGACCACGGGCCTGCCCACTCCGAGAACACACCACCTGCCTTGGCCACCGAAGCCCCCGCCACCCAGCCTCCTCCACTCCTCTCAGCAACAGCTGCTGGCGACGAGGGTCGAGTCCTACTGGACACGTGGTATGTTATCAAGCCTGGGAATACAAAGGAGAAAGTGGCCTTCTTTGTGGCCCACCAGTGTGGTGGGGGCAGCCGGGCCAGCTCCATGAAGGTCAAGGGGCACTGGGGCAGTGACAGCTCCAAGGCCAAGCGGAGGAGGCGTTGTCTAGAGCCTACTAAGGCTCCTCCAGacccagggggcagggaggggcccccTGCTCCAGAGGAGGGCCCCACCTCAGCTGGTGAAGACCTGCTCTCCGTGGCTGAAATGGTGGCCCTGGTAGAACAGCGggctgccctggccctgcagaGCTACCCACGCCCCGCCACCCCAGCGCCTGTGGTCTTTGTGTCTGCTGAGCAGGGCGGACCGGCCAAGGGGCTGGGGTCCGAACGGCGGTCCGGTGGTGGGGACTGTAGCCGTGTAGCTGAGGCAGTGGCCCACTTCGAGGCCCAGCGGGACAGCCCTCCCACCAAGGGCCTCCGTAAGGAGGAGCGGCCCGGCCCGGGCCCTGGTGAGGTTCGCATTGCCTTCCGCATCTCCAACAGCCGGGAACCCAGGGCGCCAGACGGCAGCTTGCCCAATGGGGGTGGGGGCCGGCCTGGTTGTGCCTATCCTGGCAGCCCAGGTCCTGGAGCCCGAGCCAAGGACAAGATCACCTGTGACTTGTACCAGCTCATCAGCCCCTCTCGGGACGCCCTCCCCAGCAATGTTGAGTTCCTGCTGGCCAGGGCAGACGAAGCCAGCGAGGGTGAGAGCCCAGCTCCGGCCAGGCCCGAGGACACGCCTCCggccccccctccaccccctgcccggGACTGCGGAGCATCAGGCTTCCATGTGGATGTGGTGGTGACGGGCGTGGTGGACGAGTGCATCTTCTTTGGCAAGGACGGCACCAAGAACGTGAAGGAGGAGACGGTGTGTCTGACGGTCAGCCCCGAGGAGCCGCCCCCACCTGGCCAGCTCTTCTTCCTCCAGTCCCGTGGGCCAGATGGGCCCCCTGAGCCACCCCCAGCAGACTCGCCAGCCACCGCACCAGGTCCGGACGATGCTGAGGGGACGGCAGACACCTCCCTGTGCCGCCTGTACCGGCATGTGTCACATGACTTCCTGGAGATCCGCTTCAAGATCCAGCGGCTGCTGGAGCCGCGACAGTACATGCTGCTGCTGCCCGAGCACGTGCTGGTCAAGATCTTCAGCTTCCTGCCCACACGGGCCCTGGCAGCCCTCAAGTGCACCTGTCACCACTTCAAGGGCATCATTGAGGCATTTGGTGTGCGGGCCACAGACTCACGCTGGAGCCGAGACCCGCTCTACCGCGATGACCCTTGCAAGCAGTGCCGCAAGAGATACGAGAAGGGTGATGTGTCGCTCTGCCGCTGGCACCCCAAGCCCTACCACCACGACCTGCCTTACGGACGTTCCTACTGGATGTGCTGCCGCCGAGCCGACCGCGAGACGCCCGGCTGCCGCCTGGGCCTGCACGATAACAACTGGGTGCTGCCCTGCAATGGGCCGGGCGGGGGCCGGGTGGGCCGGGAGGAGGGGAGGTga